In one Deltaproteobacteria bacterium genomic region, the following are encoded:
- a CDS encoding class I adenylate-forming enzyme family protein → MNLAHNLETSASFFPDRPAIREGGIVISYGNLNDQANRIATGLIKMGIKPGQHVGLCAPNSAEWVAFYFGVLKAGAVAVTLSSVLSKAELALFIEHARPRFLYTTEARLHDLKLLQDTGFLGQTICPGGDLDLPRLVGMGSGTFKAIDRGRKNTAAILYTGGTTGTPKGGMWTHEGISFSSCMIAYFERSVETDVALCFMPFNHVFGQIHIMNSTIFSA, encoded by the coding sequence ATGAATCTTGCCCACAATCTGGAAACATCAGCCTCCTTTTTCCCCGATCGTCCCGCTATCCGGGAGGGTGGCATCGTAATTTCTTACGGAAACCTCAATGATCAGGCAAATCGCATTGCCACCGGACTTATCAAAATGGGGATCAAGCCGGGTCAGCACGTTGGCCTCTGTGCCCCGAACTCGGCGGAATGGGTTGCCTTCTATTTCGGGGTGCTCAAGGCAGGCGCTGTTGCCGTAACCCTCTCATCCGTGCTGAGCAAAGCGGAATTAGCGCTTTTTATAGAACATGCCCGGCCGCGTTTTTTGTACACCACCGAAGCCAGACTGCACGATTTGAAGCTGCTGCAAGACACCGGCTTCCTTGGACAGACGATCTGTCCGGGAGGCGACTTGGACCTGCCCCGGCTTGTCGGCATGGGCTCCGGAACCTTTAAAGCCATTGATCGGGGGCGCAAGAATACCGCCGCAATTCTCTATACCGGAGGCACGACCGGAACCCCGAAGGGGGGCATGTGGACCCATGAAGGCATCAGTTTTTCCAGCTGTATGATTGCCTACTTCGAGCGGTCCGTGGAGACGGATGTTGCGCTGTGCTTTATGCCCTTTAACCATGTCTTCGGCCAGATACACATCATGAACTCGACTATTTTCAGCGC